In the genome of Candidatus Pristimantibacillus lignocellulolyticus, the window GAAAGTTACTTGGGCAAGCTAGACTCACGGAACATGGCTTAACCATTAATGAAGAAAGAGTCTATGTTTCGGCACCTGTCCAAAGAGGAGAAATCGTAAGGTTAAGAATGCTTCGTGAAGAATCTACTGATATTTTACCTCAGCAGATGCCATTGGGAATCATTTATGAAGATGATTACTTACTTATTGTCAATAAACCTGCTGGAATCGTTGTTCATCCGACGCATGGACATTATACGAATACATTAGCTAATGGAGTTGTTCATTATTGGAAAAGTAAAGGTGAACGTTATCGTTTTAGACCAATTCATCGATTAGATGAAGAGACATCGGGTATTGTCGCTATAGCGAAAAATGGGTATATTCATCAGCAACTTTCCGAACAAATGCAGCAAGATGACTTCGACAAACAATATATTGCCTTTGTTTATGGTAGACCTTCTCCAGAAACTGCCTTGATTGATGCGCCAATTGATCGTGATACAGAACAGCCTCATCTGAGGGTGGTTTGCAGCGATGGTTGCGGTTATCCATCTCAGACGCAATATACTGTCTTAGAAAGCTTTCAAATGCTTCCTGCGCTGTCGGGAAGTTTGGATGACGACAATAATCAGAGTGACGTAGTTTCACTTGTTCGATTGAAGCTGTTTACAGGTAGAACTCATCAAATCCGAGTTCATATGAGTAGCGTAGGACATCCACTAATTGGAGATAAATTTTATTACAACAGTAGTATGCAACAAGAGAAGATTGAACAACTCATAACTAGACATGCATTACATGCAGAAAAGTTAGCATTTACCCATCCGATAACGAAA includes:
- a CDS encoding RluA family pseudouridine synthase; amino-acid sequence: MTTPRWSGRVVKHLTDDAAPSVVYGTTENMELLEQYYAPLTVVVSEEEAGKTVRDVLGKYYNVSGKLLGQARLTEHGLTINEERVYVSAPVQRGEIVRLRMLREESTDILPQQMPLGIIYEDDYLLIVNKPAGIVVHPTHGHYTNTLANGVVHYWKSKGERYRFRPIHRLDEETSGIVAIAKNGYIHQQLSEQMQQDDFDKQYIAFVYGRPSPETALIDAPIDRDTEQPHLRVVCSDGCGYPSQTQYTVLESFQMLPALSGSLDDDNNQSDVVSLVRLKLFTGRTHQIRVHMSSVGHPLIGDKFYYNSSMQQEKIEQLITRHALHAEKLAFTHPITKQYMEWTAPMPADFEPFNTMMRKGEVI